The following are encoded together in the Bradymonas sediminis genome:
- a CDS encoding YhbY family RNA-binding protein has translation MPSNTELVEQLSPELDKAQRRQLMALGHSLNPVLMVGNRGYSENLIENFNAQILAHELIKVKVHDLDEMDDIAAKIHEATGAQLAQKIGKMLLFYKAHPENPKIVLK, from the coding sequence ATGCCTAGCAATACCGAACTCGTTGAACAGCTTAGCCCGGAACTCGACAAGGCCCAGCGCCGCCAGCTGATGGCCCTTGGGCATTCGCTTAACCCGGTCCTGATGGTCGGAAACCGCGGCTATAGCGAGAACCTGATCGAGAATTTCAACGCCCAGATCCTCGCCCACGAGCTCATCAAGGTGAAGGTCCACGACCTTGACGAGATGGACGATATCGCCGCGAAGATTCACGAGGCCACCGGCGCCCAATTGGCCCAGAAGATCGGCAAGATGCTCCTTTTCTATAAGGCGCATCCCGAAAACCCCAAGATTGTGCTAAAATAA
- a CDS encoding serine/threonine protein kinase, which yields MKVCPECQTRFSGNESFCPNDATPLVDARELSPGELTGLDLNSQIHLERLAFRDDLAERYEGELRADKTPLRVTVFNEGFAPDSERVAAFEALRAKLGELVPPQVLSLHSVDLSGEHRFVAEEAPAGLSIAEALEQRKTLDWKLAVRVTCAVGRALDYLDEHGVTYKGLNAQTIFISDMKTGEIQLGDWAVSALAHPERPLEVDATAPSAFYGYSAFLAPETIRDAADTDQRSLVYSLGMLLYQLIAGKPPFTSKTVEDSLKRHLHEKPLKLSIACGGAGLHPDLDEILDMMWVKAPERRFQKIAASIAALSSLLDEAPDAVAPVLVAADKPVFDKTEVAAEPAKVEPKKESPAGGQNTIMGMPAISMEQIEAAAEEAKQEAEAEAAEAQVIEKDEEETPSIIIDESLLEPKEEAEETPSIIIDDSLLGDTESEPKEEKAADEKAADEKAADEKAADEKAADEKAADEKAADEKAADEKAADEKAADEKAADEKAADEKAADEKAADEKAADEKAADEKAADEKAADEKKSKKDKKKKNKKNKKNKQSGKDKPNADDEEVAEEAKEASEDDKEEEVAEQVKEDEEEAPAKSANKPFEIGFMETENDGGGEFAETWFGADADSAWDESQIEEHIEVSENRQKYITYGIIAAVAVAIFAAVFILANSGDEPADEQNATATESSDAEKDQARNEALRASFDKAVADGQLVRPVRGSALSNLEKLKRFAEDDDIYREARTIFIEKAMELARQNEADNPTYALNLAGYANQFDLKNEEIKAYQEKLRQQIKAQGASAPADDEGASEDGADAPDESAANDPKKPKNTGSTKSETATANPPAKPADKPAPKRSVSTILAEARAATKADKLSTAASLYREALAISPSTASIHASLGEVLFNQAKFSEALTPQKKAVQLSPNNNNYANDLGKTHFRLRQYSAAKKQWDNVLKRDPNNAAAKSYLKLLDGKL from the coding sequence GTGAAAGTTTGCCCCGAATGCCAGACCCGCTTTTCTGGAAACGAATCATTCTGTCCCAATGATGCCACACCACTGGTCGACGCGCGCGAGTTATCGCCCGGCGAATTGACCGGCCTCGACCTCAACTCCCAGATTCATCTTGAGCGCCTCGCCTTTCGCGACGACCTCGCCGAACGCTACGAGGGCGAGTTGCGCGCGGACAAAACCCCGCTGCGGGTGACCGTGTTCAACGAAGGCTTCGCCCCGGATAGCGAGCGCGTGGCGGCGTTTGAGGCGCTGCGGGCAAAGCTCGGCGAATTGGTGCCCCCGCAGGTCTTGAGCCTGCACTCGGTCGATCTTAGCGGAGAGCATCGCTTCGTCGCCGAGGAGGCCCCGGCGGGCCTGAGCATCGCCGAGGCCCTTGAGCAGCGAAAGACCCTGGATTGGAAGCTCGCCGTGCGCGTTACCTGCGCGGTGGGTCGCGCGCTCGACTATCTCGACGAACACGGCGTGACCTATAAGGGGTTGAACGCGCAGACCATCTTCATCAGCGATATGAAGACCGGCGAAATTCAGCTCGGCGACTGGGCGGTCAGCGCGCTGGCGCACCCCGAGCGCCCCCTGGAGGTCGACGCGACCGCGCCCAGCGCATTCTATGGCTATAGCGCGTTCCTTGCCCCGGAGACGATCCGCGACGCCGCGGATACCGACCAGCGCAGCCTGGTCTATTCGCTGGGCATGTTGCTCTACCAATTGATCGCGGGCAAACCCCCGTTCACCTCAAAGACGGTCGAAGATAGCCTGAAGCGCCACCTCCACGAGAAGCCGCTGAAGCTGTCCATCGCGTGCGGCGGGGCTGGGCTGCACCCTGATCTCGACGAGATCTTGGACATGATGTGGGTCAAGGCGCCGGAGCGACGCTTCCAGAAGATCGCTGCGTCCATCGCCGCCCTCTCCTCCTTGCTCGACGAGGCGCCCGACGCCGTCGCACCGGTTCTCGTCGCCGCAGACAAACCGGTCTTCGACAAAACAGAAGTCGCCGCCGAACCCGCGAAGGTCGAGCCGAAGAAGGAATCGCCCGCCGGCGGCCAAAATACCATCATGGGGATGCCCGCCATCTCCATGGAGCAAATCGAAGCGGCGGCCGAAGAGGCCAAGCAGGAAGCGGAAGCTGAGGCCGCGGAAGCCCAAGTAATTGAGAAAGACGAGGAAGAGACGCCGTCGATCATCATCGACGAGTCTCTCCTTGAGCCAAAAGAAGAGGCCGAAGAAACCCCGTCCATCATCATCGACGACTCCCTGCTGGGTGACACCGAGTCGGAGCCAAAGGAAGAGAAAGCCGCTGATGAGAAAGCCGCTGATGAGAAAGCCGCTGATGAGAAAGCCGCTGATGAGAAAGCCGCTGATGAGAAAGCCGCTGATGAGAAAGCCGCTGATGAGAAAGCCGCTGATGAGAAAGCCGCTGATGAGAAAGCCGCTGATGAGAAAGCCGCTGATGAGAAAGCCGCTGATGAGAAAGCCGCTGATGAGAAAGCCGCTGATGAGAAAGCCGCTGATGAGAAAGCCGCTGATGAGAAAGCCGCTGATGAGAAAGCCGCTGATGAGAAGAAGAGCAAAAAAGATAAAAAGAAGAAAAATAAAAAGAATAAGAAAAACAAACAATCCGGCAAGGATAAGCCCAACGCCGATGACGAAGAGGTCGCCGAGGAGGCGAAAGAAGCGAGCGAAGACGACAAAGAAGAAGAAGTCGCGGAGCAAGTAAAAGAGGACGAGGAGGAGGCGCCCGCAAAAAGTGCCAATAAGCCATTCGAGATCGGCTTTATGGAGACTGAGAACGACGGCGGCGGCGAGTTCGCCGAGACCTGGTTTGGCGCCGACGCGGATAGCGCATGGGATGAATCCCAGATCGAAGAGCATATTGAGGTCTCCGAGAATCGCCAAAAATATATCACCTACGGCATCATCGCTGCGGTCGCCGTGGCGATCTTCGCCGCTGTGTTCATTCTGGCGAACTCGGGCGATGAGCCGGCGGACGAACAAAACGCGACCGCCACGGAGAGCTCAGACGCCGAGAAGGACCAGGCCCGCAACGAGGCGCTTCGGGCGAGCTTCGACAAGGCGGTCGCTGACGGCCAGCTTGTTCGCCCCGTGCGCGGCAGCGCGCTGTCGAACCTGGAGAAATTGAAACGCTTCGCCGAGGATGATGATATCTACCGCGAAGCGCGCACGATTTTCATCGAGAAGGCCATGGAGCTTGCGCGCCAGAACGAAGCGGACAATCCGACCTACGCGCTCAACCTCGCCGGGTATGCGAACCAGTTCGACCTGAAGAACGAAGAGATTAAGGCGTATCAGGAGAAGTTAAGGCAGCAGATCAAAGCACAGGGCGCCAGCGCCCCGGCCGACGATGAGGGCGCGAGCGAGGACGGCGCCGATGCGCCCGACGAATCGGCCGCCAATGACCCGAAGAAGCCCAAGAATACCGGTTCGACCAAGTCGGAGACGGCGACCGCCAACCCCCCGGCCAAACCGGCCGATAAGCCTGCTCCCAAACGCTCGGTGTCGACCATTTTGGCCGAAGCTCGCGCCGCGACCAAGGCCGACAAGCTCAGCACCGCAGCCTCGCTATACCGCGAAGCCCTGGCGATCTCGCCGTCGACCGCTTCGATTCACGCGAGCCTCGGCGAGGTGCTCTTTAACCAGGCGAAATTTAGCGAAGCCCTGACGCCGCAGAAGAAGGCGGTTCAACTCTCGCCGAACAATAATAACTACGCCAATGATCTGGGTAAGACCCACTTCCGTCTGCGCCAATACTCCGCTGCAAAAAAGCAATGGGATAACGTCCTCAAGCGCGACCCGAATAACGCTGCCGCCAAGAGCTACCTCAAGCTCCTCGACGGCAAATTATAA
- a CDS encoding CvpA family protein, with the protein MTVDIIAIFLIGVTIFLGWRKGAISQLGQIAAAVFAVLGASYAAVPVREVLFSESEWSQPAIEVSSLLIAGVSIYLTIAIAGWLLVRAMRAVSENLSRLDRLGGSVLGGVKGLLLSYFVLTLLVLLDAPVQRIDPSNAMALRGGTATTFVEENNVLAPWQLPDLAELHAALKLRYYVEELNRHAVLHDHARANDFLRRDIIESMSQDPALMEAIVDDRFAFTLADPRIRSVLSDEEARTTLLSIDWESLLKEVQRPVHS; encoded by the coding sequence ATGACCGTAGATATCATTGCGATATTTTTGATTGGCGTGACCATCTTCCTGGGGTGGCGAAAAGGGGCGATTTCTCAGCTCGGCCAGATCGCCGCGGCCGTCTTCGCGGTGCTCGGCGCCTCCTACGCCGCCGTGCCGGTGCGCGAGGTTCTGTTCTCCGAGAGCGAGTGGTCCCAGCCCGCCATCGAGGTCTCGTCGCTGCTCATCGCCGGCGTCTCCATCTACCTGACCATCGCGATTGCCGGCTGGTTGCTGGTGCGGGCGATGCGCGCGGTGAGCGAGAATCTAAGCCGCCTGGACCGTCTCGGCGGCAGCGTTTTGGGCGGGGTGAAGGGCCTGCTTCTATCCTATTTCGTCCTGACCCTCCTGGTGCTGCTCGACGCGCCGGTTCAGCGCATCGACCCCTCCAACGCGATGGCGCTTCGCGGCGGCACCGCCACCACATTTGTCGAGGAGAATAACGTCCTCGCCCCGTGGCAATTGCCCGACCTGGCCGAGCTGCACGCGGCGCTCAAGCTTCGCTATTATGTCGAAGAGCTTAACCGGCACGCCGTTCTTCACGACCACGCCCGCGCCAACGATTTTCTGCGCCGCGATATCATCGAGTCGATGAGCCAGGACCCCGCGCTGATGGAGGCGATCGTCGATGACCGCTTCGCCTTTACCCTCGCCGACCCGCGGATTCGCTCGGTGCTCAGCGACGAGGAGGCCCGCACGACGCTGCTCTCCATCGACTGGGAGTCGCTGCTCAAAGAAGTGCAGCGCCCGGTCCATTCCTAA
- the ftsH gene encoding ATP-dependent zinc metalloprotease FtsH gives MSKPFDEQSNPPPGPNPSPNPDDPGSTPGLLSGRWVWVLLLVILGATLVYRQIQEPVGRDLSYSEFKERVSAGEVKAVRFKEQQRLIVATPIDEVLRQAQEDAAGQGKAGAADGAPEEGAELAPSRGGKFEVWRVVPVKEDPDLMPLLDAQGVQVNVDADWGCEGAGVFIWIMPMLFLFLVWSFFLRRMGGMTGPNSPAMQFGKSRAKIYKEEGIGVSFEDVAGCDEAKAELAEIVGFLQEPKKYTRLGGKVPKGVLLIGPPGTGKTLIARAVAGEAKVPFFNLSGSDFVEMFVGVGAARVRDLFEQAQANAPCIIFVDELDAIGKKRGSGGMQGNDEREQTLNALLVEMDGFDSRSGVILLSATNRPEILDPALLRPGRFDRQVVVDAPDKRGRLAILEVHARGIVTSPDLDLRVVAGQTPGFVGADLANVVNEAALLAARKDKQFVELEDFQEAVERVIAGLERKSRRINDKEKNIVAYHESGHAIVAGALDEADPVHKVSIVARGAAALGYTLQVPLEDRNLMTRNELRDRICGLLGGRAAEQIVFGDVSTGASNDLQRVTDIARRMVRDYGMSATLGNVSYADDNAGALGFMGPRAYSEQTALHIDQEVHQLIAELFERTVAILEKNRDLLEEMADFLKDNEVLDGADLSEMLSRVHRAPTQHSFED, from the coding sequence ATGAGCAAGCCTTTTGATGAGCAATCGAACCCGCCTCCCGGCCCCAACCCTTCTCCAAACCCGGATGATCCGGGGTCGACGCCCGGGCTGCTGTCGGGGCGCTGGGTCTGGGTGCTCCTGCTGGTGATCCTGGGCGCGACGCTGGTCTACCGCCAGATTCAGGAGCCCGTGGGGCGTGACCTGAGTTATAGCGAGTTTAAGGAGCGCGTGAGCGCCGGCGAGGTGAAGGCGGTGCGCTTTAAGGAGCAGCAACGCCTTATTGTCGCCACGCCCATCGACGAAGTGCTGCGCCAGGCGCAGGAGGACGCCGCCGGTCAGGGCAAGGCCGGCGCAGCCGACGGCGCCCCCGAAGAGGGCGCGGAGTTGGCGCCCAGCCGCGGGGGGAAATTCGAGGTCTGGCGGGTGGTTCCGGTCAAAGAGGACCCCGATTTGATGCCCCTATTGGATGCCCAAGGCGTCCAGGTCAACGTCGACGCCGATTGGGGATGTGAGGGGGCAGGGGTCTTTATTTGGATCATGCCGATGCTCTTTCTCTTCCTGGTGTGGAGCTTTTTCCTGCGCCGCATGGGCGGCATGACCGGCCCGAACTCCCCGGCCATGCAATTCGGAAAGAGCCGCGCCAAGATCTATAAAGAAGAGGGCATCGGCGTGAGCTTTGAGGACGTCGCCGGCTGCGACGAGGCCAAGGCTGAACTCGCCGAAATCGTCGGGTTCTTGCAGGAGCCCAAGAAATACACCCGCCTCGGCGGCAAAGTCCCCAAGGGCGTGCTGCTCATCGGGCCGCCCGGCACCGGCAAGACCCTCATCGCCCGCGCGGTCGCCGGCGAGGCGAAGGTGCCGTTCTTTAACCTGAGCGGCTCGGATTTCGTCGAGATGTTCGTTGGCGTCGGGGCGGCGCGCGTGCGCGACCTCTTTGAGCAGGCCCAGGCCAACGCGCCCTGCATTATCTTCGTCGATGAGCTCGACGCCATCGGCAAAAAGCGCGGCTCGGGCGGCATGCAGGGCAATGACGAGCGCGAGCAAACCCTGAACGCCTTGCTGGTCGAGATGGACGGCTTCGACTCGCGCAGCGGCGTCATCTTATTGTCGGCGACCAACCGCCCCGAGATTCTGGACCCCGCCTTGCTGCGCCCGGGGCGCTTTGACCGCCAGGTGGTGGTCGACGCTCCCGATAAGCGCGGTCGCCTGGCCATCCTCGAGGTCCACGCGCGGGGAATCGTGACGTCGCCGGACCTCGACCTGCGGGTCGTCGCCGGTCAAACGCCCGGGTTTGTCGGCGCAGACCTGGCCAACGTGGTCAACGAGGCGGCCTTGCTCGCCGCGCGTAAAGACAAGCAATTCGTCGAGCTTGAGGACTTCCAGGAGGCCGTCGAGCGGGTGATCGCGGGGCTTGAGCGCAAGAGCCGGCGCATCAACGACAAAGAGAAGAATATCGTCGCCTACCACGAATCCGGCCACGCCATCGTCGCCGGCGCCCTCGACGAGGCCGACCCGGTTCATAAGGTCAGCATCGTGGCGCGCGGGGCGGCTGCGCTGGGCTATACGCTCCAGGTGCCGCTCGAGGACCGTAACTTGATGACCCGAAACGAGCTGCGCGACCGCATCTGCGGGCTCTTGGGCGGGCGCGCCGCCGAGCAGATCGTCTTCGGCGACGTCTCCACCGGCGCCTCCAATGACCTGCAACGTGTCACCGACATCGCCCGGCGCATGGTGCGCGACTACGGCATGAGCGCCACGCTTGGCAACGTCAGCTACGCCGACGACAACGCCGGCGCGCTCGGGTTCATGGGCCCGCGCGCCTATTCCGAGCAAACCGCGCTGCATATCGACCAGGAGGTCCATCAATTAATCGCAGAGCTCTTCGAGCGCACCGTTGCTATTCTGGAGAAAAACCGGGATCTTCTCGAAGAGATGGCTGATTTCCTCAAGGACAATGAGGTCCTCGACGGCGCGGACCTCTCGGAGATGTTGAGCCGAGTGCATCGCGCGCCGACGCAACATTCTTTTGAAGATTAG
- the rpsT gene encoding 30S ribosomal protein S20 — protein MPTHDSAKKRVRQNAKRRLRNKDIRTRLTNCARSFEKTLAEGDIDAASTAAAKVESVYNRAVSKGVIPKARAARKISRVNQRLNAAKNA, from the coding sequence GTGCCAACACATGATTCTGCTAAAAAGCGGGTACGACAGAACGCGAAGCGCCGCCTGCGCAACAAAGATATCCGTACCCGTCTGACCAACTGCGCGCGCAGCTTTGAGAAGACCCTGGCTGAAGGCGACATCGACGCCGCCAGCACCGCTGCCGCCAAGGTCGAGTCGGTTTATAACCGTGCCGTCTCCAAAGGCGTCATTCCGAAGGCTCGCGCAGCTCGCAAGATCTCGCGCGTCAATCAGCGTCTCAACGCGGCCAAAAACGCTTGA
- a CDS encoding carbohydrate-binding family 9-like protein, with protein sequence MNYHPTSRNRFIGLALAAALGATASLTGCQEVNQPTTTLTQAQWKEVKAQLLDEAPDPQYPIGAQFDDKIELIGFDIDAPLVAGKPATFTWYWKALKDIDDNWKVFVHFDSSEESYRQNLDHHPLGGLYQTGRWKEGQIIKDVQKVTISADFPNGQASPYIGFFKGDQRLPIKNSVKKTQDRRVIGPAVKVQNTNRKPKAAGGPLPNYVVTQVEDKALESLKIDGKLDEAFWSEVKPLSLQPLGNSPDLKSEVRVVRGPDYLLIGATLPDEHVWSKLDKRDADTWTEEVFEVYIDSNRDGKNYLELQINPLGTIFDAKFDERLGRGKGTRDEQINRARSWNMKDLETAVWVDGTINDDSDKDTKWSVEIKMPFTSIPGIDGAPSDGTQWATNFYRYDRPSDKATHTSAWSKPTSGTFHQVERFGTLKFGVPAPVRVPTKQLKLRQLKPATRENAPLKINPEQLQLLQKTGKAVKAE encoded by the coding sequence ATGAATTATCACCCAACATCACGCAATCGTTTTATCGGCCTCGCTCTCGCCGCCGCGCTTGGCGCGACGGCCAGCCTTACGGGCTGCCAGGAGGTCAATCAGCCCACCACCACGCTGACCCAGGCGCAGTGGAAAGAGGTCAAAGCCCAACTGCTGGACGAAGCCCCGGACCCCCAATATCCGATCGGGGCGCAATTTGACGATAAGATTGAGCTGATCGGCTTCGACATCGACGCCCCGCTGGTCGCCGGCAAACCCGCGACCTTCACCTGGTATTGGAAGGCGCTCAAAGACATCGACGATAATTGGAAGGTGTTCGTGCACTTCGACTCCTCCGAGGAGTCCTACCGCCAGAACCTGGACCACCACCCGCTGGGCGGGTTGTACCAGACCGGGCGCTGGAAAGAGGGACAGATCATCAAGGACGTCCAGAAGGTCACGATCAGCGCGGACTTCCCGAACGGTCAGGCCTCGCCCTATATCGGCTTCTTCAAGGGCGACCAACGCCTGCCGATCAAAAATAGCGTCAAGAAAACCCAGGACCGCCGGGTCATCGGGCCGGCGGTTAAGGTTCAAAACACCAACCGAAAGCCGAAGGCCGCGGGCGGACCGCTCCCCAACTATGTCGTCACACAGGTCGAGGATAAGGCGTTGGAGTCGCTTAAGATCGACGGCAAATTGGACGAAGCGTTTTGGAGCGAGGTGAAGCCGCTGTCGCTGCAGCCCCTGGGCAATTCGCCCGACCTCAAGAGCGAAGTGCGCGTGGTGCGCGGCCCGGACTACCTGCTGATCGGCGCGACCCTGCCCGACGAGCATGTCTGGAGCAAGCTCGACAAGCGCGACGCGGACACCTGGACCGAAGAGGTCTTCGAGGTCTATATCGACTCGAACCGCGACGGCAAAAATTACCTGGAGTTGCAGATCAACCCGCTGGGTACGATCTTCGACGCCAAGTTCGACGAGCGTCTTGGCCGCGGCAAGGGCACCCGCGACGAGCAGATCAATCGCGCGCGCAGCTGGAATATGAAAGACCTTGAGACGGCGGTGTGGGTCGACGGCACGATCAACGACGACAGCGACAAAGATACGAAGTGGAGCGTCGAGATCAAGATGCCCTTCACCTCGATCCCCGGCATTGATGGCGCCCCGAGCGATGGCACCCAATGGGCGACCAACTTCTATCGCTACGACCGCCCGAGCGACAAAGCCACCCATACCTCCGCCTGGTCCAAACCCACGAGCGGAACCTTCCATCAGGTAGAGCGCTTCGGCACATTGAAATTCGGCGTGCCTGCGCCGGTGAGGGTGCCGACCAAACAATTAAAACTGCGCCAACTCAAACCGGCGACCCGCGAGAATGCGCCGCTCAAGATTAACCCCGAACAGCTACAACTCCTGCAAAAAACCGGGAAGGCGGTTAAGGCAGAATAA
- a CDS encoding TIGR04563 family protein codes for MASDKRKQSLYFPVEYLDEIRAESLRQDRSMSWVVQKAWELARETITQFPSANDFLPDDPADDES; via the coding sequence ATGGCGAGCGATAAACGCAAACAGAGTCTCTACTTTCCAGTCGAATATTTAGATGAGATTCGCGCGGAATCACTGCGCCAGGATCGCTCGATGTCTTGGGTCGTGCAGAAGGCATGGGAGTTGGCGCGCGAGACCATCACCCAATTTCCGTCGGCCAATGATTTTCTACCCGACGACCCGGCGGACGACGAATCATAA
- a CDS encoding trypsin-like peptidase domain-containing protein, producing the protein MNLISRPVHVLMLCAALLVGQGIFAAPARAQANAEAPEKVWIDGRAEPGIDPDAPLRFSSLANLAAELSPAVVNLIVTYDAGSAHAGIFGAPQRKSRRLAQGSGFIIHPDGYILTNYHVVNGADEVKVRLLDKSEFDGHIVGVDPQTDVALLKIEAKQKLEAIALGDSAHLRAGEHVLAIGNPMGLSHTVTTGIISALDRRDLGIQEENYVDFIQTDASINPGNSGGPLISLSGEVIGINTAINRHGQGIGFAIPIRVVKTILPHLAKTGYVVRSWLGVRVQPLDMRLANSFGLESATGAVVTEVVAESPAARGGLKVGDVVLGFDNDSLDSGVSLRWLSSTAGAGRVVDIDVLRDGERRTLAVKMGKLPDQTIPKIPGRQARVASTNLHPEFGVEVEPLTRSLADELGASGHRGVVVTKVGTRSSANIAGLRRKDVIIEVGNAEVADSSEFDNALNSIVEGQFVRLKVLRDGYVVYLAVRK; encoded by the coding sequence ATGAATCTGATTTCACGCCCCGTTCACGTCCTTATGCTCTGCGCAGCGCTCCTGGTTGGACAGGGGATTTTCGCCGCGCCTGCCCGGGCTCAGGCGAACGCCGAGGCGCCCGAAAAGGTGTGGATTGACGGGCGCGCCGAGCCCGGCATCGACCCCGACGCTCCGCTGCGATTCTCCAGCCTGGCCAACCTGGCCGCCGAACTCAGCCCCGCAGTGGTCAACCTCATCGTCACCTATGACGCCGGCTCCGCGCACGCGGGGATCTTCGGCGCCCCCCAGCGAAAGTCGCGCCGATTGGCCCAGGGCAGTGGATTTATCATCCACCCCGACGGCTATATTTTAACCAATTATCATGTGGTCAATGGGGCCGACGAGGTGAAGGTGCGCCTGCTCGATAAGAGCGAATTCGACGGGCATATCGTCGGCGTGGACCCTCAGACCGACGTGGCCCTGCTCAAGATTGAAGCCAAACAAAAACTCGAAGCCATCGCGCTGGGCGACAGCGCCCACCTGCGCGCCGGCGAGCACGTCCTGGCGATCGGCAACCCCATGGGCCTCAGTCATACCGTGACCACCGGGATTATCAGCGCCCTGGACCGGCGAGACCTCGGCATTCAAGAAGAAAATTATGTCGACTTTATTCAGACCGACGCCTCCATCAACCCGGGCAACTCGGGCGGGCCGCTCATCTCGCTGAGCGGCGAGGTCATCGGAATAAACACCGCGATCAATCGACACGGCCAGGGCATCGGCTTTGCGATCCCCATCCGCGTGGTCAAGACGATCCTGCCGCACCTGGCCAAGACCGGCTATGTGGTGCGCAGTTGGCTCGGCGTTCGGGTTCAGCCGCTGGACATGCGCCTGGCGAATTCCTTTGGCCTGGAGTCGGCCACCGGGGCGGTGGTGACCGAGGTCGTCGCCGAGAGCCCCGCCGCCAGGGGCGGGCTCAAGGTTGGGGACGTGGTCCTGGGCTTTGACAATGACTCGCTGGACAGCGGCGTCAGTCTACGCTGGCTCTCCTCGACCGCCGGGGCGGGGCGGGTGGTCGACATCGACGTCTTGCGCGACGGCGAGCGCCGCACCCTCGCGGTCAAGATGGGCAAATTGCCGGACCAGACGATTCCTAAGATTCCGGGCCGCCAGGCCAGGGTGGCTTCGACGAACCTGCACCCCGAATTTGGCGTCGAGGTCGAACCGCTTACCCGAAGCCTGGCCGACGAACTGGGCGCCTCGGGCCACCGCGGCGTCGTGGTCACCAAGGTCGGCACCCGCTCCTCCGCCAATATCGCCGGGCTGCGCCGAAAAGACGTCATCATCGAGGTCGGCAACGCCGAAGTCGCCGACTCGTCTGAATTCGACAACGCCCTTAATTCGATTGTCGAGGGGCAATTCGTGCGCCTGAAGGTCCTGCGCGACGGCTATGTGGTTTATCTCGCCGTTCGAAAATAG
- a CDS encoding TetR/AcrR family transcriptional regulator, with protein MARPQKVSDEEIIEAARACILEYGPEVPTSTIAEQVNVSAQALLKRFDGKANLVVAALQPLSTMEWGVKLPQPDDERPLLVQLREVARVGLEFFPKSICTVYAMQWSIVSSELLHGEQNSPLVPIIETVADWLANLHRRGVIRNVDFSAVALAFLGAIHGGAVMERSQGRSIRESTCMAYLDTLAELYADMLGAR; from the coding sequence ATGGCGAGACCCCAAAAGGTGTCAGACGAAGAGATTATTGAGGCGGCGAGGGCCTGTATTTTGGAGTACGGCCCGGAGGTCCCGACCTCGACGATCGCCGAGCAGGTGAACGTGTCGGCTCAGGCATTGCTTAAGCGGTTCGACGGAAAAGCGAACCTGGTCGTCGCGGCGCTTCAGCCGCTGAGTACAATGGAATGGGGCGTGAAGCTTCCCCAGCCGGATGACGAGCGTCCGCTGCTCGTCCAACTGCGTGAGGTAGCGCGCGTCGGACTGGAGTTTTTCCCCAAGTCGATATGCACCGTGTACGCGATGCAATGGAGCATCGTGTCGAGCGAGTTGCTCCATGGCGAGCAGAATTCTCCGCTGGTGCCCATCATCGAAACCGTCGCCGATTGGCTTGCGAATCTGCATCGCCGCGGAGTGATTCGAAACGTTGATTTTAGCGCGGTTGCACTTGCTTTTCTGGGCGCGATCCACGGCGGGGCGGTGATGGAGCGGTCGCAGGGGCGCTCAATCAGGGAGAGCACCTGTATGGCCTACCTCGACACGCTCGCCGAACTCTACGCTGATATGCTCGGTGCCCGCTGA
- a CDS encoding AMIN domain-containing protein, which produces MNLLGQRIFFAGVAAITVVGLASPVAAQQIHRYGEAPAGSAGTTQGVSAQGGSAASPTSPAARQDGQASEEPAGHSGEVRMSAAGRVNNPGARQTLDLTIDKLYRGVIPGMRDSVAHLSRARTKGQDESNRNELTWLGFEPTDAYTRVFFQTARKADYKILRKQNPAQVEITLNNTEIAARNFSRFIDTSFFERNVKRVETTKIDASTLKITIELGNFVQPTVRESDNYVYFDFPNDSAKSAAPTRTESAAPLD; this is translated from the coding sequence ATGAATTTATTGGGTCAACGCATCTTCTTCGCCGGTGTCGCGGCGATCACAGTGGTCGGTCTCGCGTCACCCGTGGCCGCGCAACAAATCCATCGCTATGGCGAGGCGCCGGCGGGCTCCGCGGGCACCACGCAGGGCGTGTCGGCGCAGGGAGGGAGCGCTGCCAGCCCGACGTCCCCGGCGGCCCGACAGGACGGCCAAGCCAGCGAAGAGCCGGCGGGCCACTCCGGTGAGGTACGCATGTCCGCGGCGGGCCGCGTCAACAACCCGGGCGCCCGCCAGACCCTCGACCTCACGATCGACAAGCTCTATCGCGGCGTGATCCCGGGCATGCGCGACAGCGTCGCGCACCTGAGCCGGGCGCGCACCAAAGGCCAGGACGAGTCGAATCGCAATGAATTAACCTGGCTGGGGTTTGAGCCCACCGACGCCTACACCCGCGTGTTCTTCCAGACCGCGCGCAAGGCCGACTATAAGATCCTGCGCAAGCAGAACCCCGCGCAGGTCGAGATCACGCTAAATAATACCGAGATCGCCGCGCGCAATTTCAGCCGCTTCATTGACACGAGCTTTTTTGAGCGCAACGTCAAACGTGTTGAGACGACCAAGATCGACGCGTCGACCCTGAAGATCACCATCGAGTTGGGCAATTTTGTCCAACCCACCGTGCGTGAGTCCGACAATTATGTCTATTTTGACTTCCCAAATGACTCGGCGAAGTCGGCCGCGCCGACGCGCACCGAGTCCGCAGCCCCCCTTGATTGA